From Coturnix japonica isolate 7356 chromosome 1, Coturnix japonica 2.1, whole genome shotgun sequence, the proteins below share one genomic window:
- the STK38L gene encoding serine/threonine-protein kinase 38-like, translating into MAMTAGTTTSFPMSNHTRERVTVAKLTLENFYSNLIIQHEERETRQKKLEVAMDEEGLADEEKKLRRSQHARKETEFLRLKRTRLGLDDFESLKVIGRGAFGEVRLVQKKDTGHIYAMKILRKADMLEKEQVAHIRAERDILVEADGAWVVKMFYSFQDKRNLYLIMEFLPGGDMMTLLMKKDTLSEEETQFYISETVLAIDAIHQLGFIHRDIKPDNLLLDAKGHVKLSDFGLCTGLKKAHRTEFYRNLTHNPPSDFSFQNMNSKRKAETWKKNRRQLAYSTVGTPDYIAPEVFMQTGYNKLCDWWSLGVIMYEMLIGYPPFCSETPQETYRKVMNWKETLVFPPEVPISEKAKDLILRFCTDSENRIGSNGVEEIKSHPFFEGVDWGHIRERPAAIPIEIKSIDDTSNFDEFPESDILQPVPNTTEPDYKSKDWVFLNYTYKRFEGLTQRGSIPTYMKAGKL; encoded by the exons ATGGCGATGACTGCAGGGACCACAACATCCTTTCCCATGAGTAACCACACCCGCGAGAGAGTGACGGTGGCCAAGCTCACACTGGAGAACTTCTATAGCAACCTCATTATCCAGCATGAAGAGAGGGAAACCAG gCAGAAGAAGCTAGAAGTAGCTATGGATGAAGAAGGCCTAGCAGATGAGGAG aaaaaacTGCGCAGGTCACAGCACGCTCGCAAAGAAACAGAGTTTCTGCGACTGAAGAGAACAAGACTTGGCTTGGATGACTTTGAGTCTTTGAAAGTAATAGGAAGAGGAGCATTTGGGGAG GTACGTCTTGTTCAGAAGAAGGACACAGGACATATTTATGCAATGAAGATACTAAGAAAAGCAGATATGCTGGAGAAAGAACAG gtGGCCCATATCCGAGCAGAAAGAGATATATTGGTTGAAGCAGACGGAGCATGGGTagtgaaaatgttttacagttttCAGGATAAAAGAAATCTTTACTTGATCATGGAGTTCTTACCTGGAG GTGACATGATGACCTTACTAATGAAGAAAGACACCTTATCAGAAGAGGAGACACAGTTCTACATTTCTGAAACTGTGTTGGCCATAGATGCTATTCACCAGCTGGGATTCATCCACAGAGATATTAAACCTGATAACCTTCTGCTGGATGCCAAG GGTCATGTAAAACTGTCTGATTTTGGGCTATGCACGGGTTTAAAGAAAGCTCATAGAACTGAGTTCTACAGGAACCTTACACACAACCCACCAAGTGACTTCT CGTTTCAGAATATGAactcaaagagaaaagcagaaacatggaagaaaaacaggcGACAGCTG GCGTATTCTACTGTTGGGACCCCAGATTACATTGCACCAGAAGTATTTATGCAGACTGGGTACAACAAACTATGTGACTGGTGGTCTTTGGGAGTGATTATGTATGAAATGCTAATAG GGTATCCACCTTTCTGCTCAGAGACACCACAAGAAACTTACAGGAAAGTTATGAACTGGAAAGAAACTTTGGTATTTCCTCCTGAGGTGCCCatttcagagaaagcaaaggatttAATTCTAAG GTTTTGTACtgattcagaaaacagaattggTAGTAATGGAGTGGAGGAAATTAAAAGTCATCCATTTTTTGAAGGAGTGGACTGGGGACATATCAG GGAAAGACCAGCTGCAATCCCCATAGAAATCAAAAGTATTGATGATACATCCAACTTCGATGAATTTCCTGAATCTGATATTTTACAGCCAG TGCCAAACACAACGGAACCTGACTACAAATCCAAAGACTGGGTTTTCCTCAACTATACCTACAAGAGGTTTGAAGGGCTCACTCAGCGTGGCTCGATCCCTACCTACATGAAAGCCGGGAAGTTGTGA